In Streptomyces rapamycinicus NRRL 5491, the genomic stretch GGCTTCGGGCCCTGGGATCGAGCGTGGAGCAAACCGGACAGCCACGAAATGACCGGGTGTTGTACTTCCGTTGCACTTCCGTCCCCCGCCTTGCACGCTCCGTGCTTCCATGAGGTCCAGGAAGGGAGCGACGCGTGGCGACGGTGCACCATTGGAGCGGCTTGGAGGCCCATGTTCTGCGTCGCGCGCTGCGGATGAGCGTCCGCGCGTTCGCCGAGCATCTTGGGGTCGCTGTCCGCACCGTCTCCAAGTGGGACAAGCTCCAGGCCGCCACCGAGCCCCGACCGGACACGCAGGCCATCCTCGACACCGCGCTCGCCCGCGCGGATGCCGCCGTTCACCTGCGGTTTGAGACGCTCCTATCCGAGACTGGCAGGTTTTCCCCGGCAGGCACCGGGCGGCGGGTGACCGCCGGTGGCCCGCGGATGTGGGAATACGAGTCTTGGACCGAGGACCTGGACCGGACCGTGGTCGCGCTTTCCCGCCAGAACTTTGACTTTGCCGCCAGTCTGCTGACCCGGTGGATCAATCGGTGGAGACCGCTGGAACTGGACGACAAGGGCCTGTATCTGTTCGCCCGGTCCACTGCCCTGCTCGGTGACCTCCAACGCGACCAGGGTGCCGTGCTGGGACCGCTGTCGGCCCAGCACTCCTATGCCGGGGCCCGCTCGGTCTTCACCCAACTCGACATCCCCCGCCGAGTCGCCCAGCTCGACCTGTCACTGGCGGTGGTCGCGGAGATGTCCGGCAAGCTGGAGATCGCCGCCCGCCGATATGAATCCCTGGCCGTCGATGACCGCCTCTCCCGCCGAGACCGGGCCCGTGCCCGGTTATGGGTGGGGACCGCGCTGAGCAAGGATGGCAATCACAACTATGCCGCCCGCGTCATGCTGGCCGCGACCCGCGAGTTCGAGAACCTGTCCGAGCCCGACGACTGGTCGGTCGCCCACCAGAAACTCGCCCTCGCCCACCGTGGCGTCGGCAACCTGGGTGCCGCCCTGCACTGCATCGACATATCTCGTAGCACCGGCGTGACCGACTCGCCGATGCAGCGGGTGCGTCTGGACACCGCTCATGGTCACATCCTGCTGTCCGACCCGTCCACCCGGGATGATGGGCTGCGTGTGCTCGACGATGCCGCGAAGCTGGCCGCCAGGTTCGGCCTGAGCCACCAGCTCCGCAGCATCGAGGGCATCCGGATGACAACCGAGGGGGCGTCCGGCCCCCGGCGACGGTGACCAGGGAGACAGGCGAGTGACGGACAACCAGCGGGCCATCACCGAAGTCCAGCGCCAGCAGGCCAAGCTGATTTGGGACTTCCACCAGATGCATCACCAGGCACGGCCGTGCGACGTCGCGATCGGCCTGGGCAGCCACGACCTTGGAGTGCCTGCCTTCTGTGCCGAGCTGTATCGCGCCGGGCTCTTCGAGACCCTGGTCTTCACCGGCGGCCCCAACCCCACCGCGCCGGAGCGATTCCCCTGCGGCGAGGCGGTCCACTTCCGCGAGCACGCCATTGCGCTGGGCGTCCCCGCGGAAGCGATCCTGCTGGAGCCCGAGGCGCGCAACACGGGCCAGAACATCACCTTGTCCCGCGAGGTTCTGGCCGCTGCGGGGATCACTCCAGAGACGGTGCTGCTGGTCTCCATGCCCTATATGGAGCGACGCTCCTTCGCCACCGCCCGCAAGATGTGGCCCGAAGCCGAGGTGATCTGTGCCTCGGAGCCACTGGAGTTCGACGACTATCTCAAGAGTATTGGTGACGAGAAGCTCGTCACCGACCAGCTCGTCGGCGACCTCCAGCGGGTGATCGAGTATCCGAAGCTCGGGTTCGCCATCGAGCAGGACGTCCCGGAGGACGTGCATGCCGCGTACGAATCTCTCCTCGCCGCTGGCTTCGACAGCCGTCTCCTCAAGCTCTGACCTTCCCCCACCGGGCGGGCTGTGCGCGATTCACCAGCCCAACCTCTTCCCGCGGCTTTCGACGCTGGCCAAGCTGTTCGCGGCGGACTACTGGATCGTCTTGGACGACGTCCAGTTCACCCGCCGCGACTACCAGCACCGGGCCCTCCTGGCGGCCCTTGGCGACCGGCGGCGGCAGTGGCTCTCCATCCCCACCCACCTGCCCCAAGGCCAACCGACACGCATCAAGGACGCCCTGATCGTCGATCTCGTCCGGTCCCGGCGGCGCACCGAGTCGATGCTCCGGCAGTACTACGCCTCCAGCCCTCACTGGCCCGCCTTCGACCAGGCCCTGGCCCCGGTGCTCGAACGGTTCAGCACCGGCAAGACCGCAGCGGTCGCTGAGGCGTCCACCCGCATCCTGCTGGACCTGCTCGGCTGGAATGGCCAGATCCTCCGCAGCAGCCAGCTGGCTGCCCGACCCGGACGCTCGCAGCGGCTCGCCGACTTGGCCGCCGTCACCGGGGCACGGTCGTATCTGTGTGGGACCGGCGGCATGACCTATCTGGACACCTGCCTGTTCAGCGCTTGCGGCGTTACCGTCATGCCGTTCCGCATTCCGACGGCGGGGGTGTGGGTCTCCGGCCGCCAGGTCAGCGCCGTTCTAGCCTTGATGAGCATCGGCCCACAATCCTTGGCCGATGCACTGCGGACCGCTGCCGCCCAGACCTTCGCGCAACCCGTCGCATGCAGGCCCACGGCTTGATACGCAGACAGGGTCGGTGGTCGCGGTTCGCGACCACCGACCCCACCGCATCAGGGGACGGGTTGTGCGATCATGGCGCCGGTCAGGCGGATTACAGCGCCGGATAGGCGTTCTTCAGCAGCTCCTGGAACTGGGCCGAGAACCAGTGGCCCGACAGCGGAGCGTTCGGCAGCGCACCCGACATGTTGTTGTTGTTGCGCGGGTTGCCGGTGTACGTCGGGTCGCACATCCGGTCGAAGCCCTTGCCCTCGTCGTTCGGGATCTCGGAGCTCGCGCCGTCCGACTCGCCCGGGGGCTTCATCCACACGTACGCGTCGATCCCGGCCGCGGGTGCCGCCTTGGGCCGCTCACCGAGCCCGGCGCCCTTCTGGTTGCACCAGTTGCCGACGTGGATCCGGCGGTCGTAGCGCCCGCCGTTGACGTACGTGTCCACGTCCGTCTTCGCGCCGGGGCCGCTGGGCCGGGCCGAGCCGCCCCAGCCGTTGCGGGAGGTGTCGATCAGCGCGCCGATGTTGCTCGGGAAGCCGACGTTGACCAGCTCCTGGCGGAACGCCTGGGCGTAGGAGAGCTCGTCCACGTACCGGTTCCAGTCCACCCACTTCGACTGGCGCACGGTGGTGCCGTTGACCGAGTCGTTGACGGTGAAGTTGTCCTCCTTCAGCGCGCTGAAGTTGGCCGTGTTGGTGATGATGCCGGCCACCTTGTCGACCGTGCTGCCCTCGGCCGTCGCCGCCTGCTTGATCACCTGTGCGGTGGGGTTGAAGTTGTCGTCCCAGCCGATCCAGCCGTGGTGCCCGGCGTCGATGTAGTTGTAGACGTTGCCGATCGAGCCCAGCTTGTTCAGGGCGTAGCCGACGCCCTTCACATAGTTGCCGTTCGCCTTCATCGTGTCGCACTCGGGGGTCGCGGTGGGCTTGCCGCCGGTGTTGGTGACCAGATTGGGCAGCGAGTCGACCTCGATCGTGTTGACGATCCGCAGACTCGAGTTGGCGTACTTGGACTCGGAGAGGATCGCCGCTATCGGGTCGATGAACTCCGTCTTGTACTTGTCGATCTCGGTCGGGCCCAGCTCCCCGTTGGACGCCAGCGCGGAGCAGTCACGGCCGGGCAGGTCGTAGACCACTAACTGGACGACGGTCGGGCTGCCGCTCGACTGCTGCAGCGCCCGGTCGAGGTGGGCGCGCAGCCCCATCGCGCCGCCCGTGCCGTTGATCGCGGCGATCCGGTCCAGCCAGATGCCGGTCGGCTGGTTGGAGATCTTGCTGCCGCCGGGTTCGGCGGCGGCCTTCGCCGACCAGTCGGGGTTCACATACACCTTGGCGCCCGAGTACGGGTTGTCGACCTTCGCGGCGGCCGCCCTGCCGCTGTCCCCCTGGGCGGACGCCACACCGGTCAGCGCCCCCATGGTCAGCGCGGAGGCGGCGAGCAGAGTGCCCGCCCTTCGGATTCTGCGGCTCATTGCATTCCTTTCAGGTGATCACGGAGTCCCACGCCGTAGTTGGTCGGCGTGCCGTTGTAATCGCTGATCAGGGACGGTCCCGAGGAACAGTCCCAGGTGTTCCAGGTCCACCCCAGATACGAGGCGCCCTTGGTATCCAGCCAGGCCATGACCCGGTCGACATAGCCGTGGGAGCAGGTGTTCTCGCCGATCTCGCCCGCCACGAACGGGACCTGGGCGATGACCGGGGCCAGCTGTTCGTCGAAACAGCTCTCGCTGGAGCAGGTGTTGAAGTTGTAGGTGTGCCAGGCGGCGGCGAGATTGCCCGCCGGGTCTTTCGGCTTGTACGTCAGCCACTGGCGCAGATCGTTGGAGTAGGCGATCCCGGGGATCAGCACCAGGTTCCTGGCGCCGGTGGCCCGTACGGCGTTCAGCAGGGTCTGCGTCCCGGCGACCTGGAAGTCGATCCCGGGGCAGCTCCCGCCGTCGCGCCAGCACTTCCACGCCGCCGTGAGGTCGGAGGTGGCGCGGTCCGGGAACGGCTCGTTGAACAGGTCGAAGACCACGGCCTGGTCGCCTTTGAAGGTCTGGGCGACCGAGGTCCAGAAGGCCGGGGTGTACTGCGCGTCCGGCATCGGCTTCTGGCAGGTGGCGTACTCGGTGTCGGCGCAGTGGCTGTCCCCGCCCGTGTATCTGCCGTGGGACCAGTGGAGTTCGACGACGGGCGTGATGCCATGGGCCTCCAGCCGGGCGACGAATGCCTTGACGGCCGCGATGTAGTTGGCCCCTCCGTAGGCCGCGTCGATATGGGAAAGGCCCAGCCAGCACTCCTCGTTGAGCGGGATCCGGACCGCGTTGGCCTTCCAGTCGGCGATGGCCTTGACGGCCGCGTCGTCCACGGGGCCGTCGAAGATGCCACGGCCCTGGACACACATGAACTCACCGCCGGAGCGGTTGACGCCCAGCAGCCGCCGGGTGGCGCCGTTCTCGTCGACGAGCTTGTTGCCGGAGGCGCGGAGCTTCGGTGGTGCCGCGTTGGGTACGGTCACCGCTGGGGCGCTCGCGGCCGAAGCGTTCGTGCCCGAAGCGTTCGTGCCCGAAGCGCTCGCGGTCGAAGGGTTCGTGGCCGGGCCGCTCGCCGCCGAGGCGGTGGCGGGCACCAAGGCGGTGCCCGCCACGGATAACACCGCGGTGGCCACCAAGGCATAAAGGCGCGGGGGTGCTCGCATGGAGCGACTCCTCGAGGTCCAAGCGCCGTTCGATGCGGCGCTGACTGCTGGAACCGCTCCCACTGGTTGAAGTGAAGGTAGCGCTCGACGGGCGCATGTCAACAGACCCCGTTCACGAATTATCGGTTGAAGGTGTTCGACGACCCGCTGTTGTTCAAAGACTTGACACTCCTTCAGGCTGACACGAACCTTGGGAGCGCTCCCACTGGTTCGCACATCCCCCACCACCGCACGAACCGCGAGGAGGTCCCCCGATGCGCGTACAGCGTGGCTCGCCCTTATCCGGGGCACGACGACGAATGAGACGGCTGGTGACCACCCTGGTCGCCGCCCTCTCGCTCCCCGTGGCCATGACCGCGGCGGGCGGCGCCGCCCCCGCGCACGCCGCGGCGGTCCAGTGCGGGGTCGACTACAAGACCAATGACTGGGGCTCCGGCTTCACCGCCGATCTCACCATCACCAACCCCGGCAGCGACGCCATCGACGGCTGGACCCTCACCTACGCTTACGCGGGCAACCAGAAGCTCGCCAACGGCTGGAACGGCGGCTGGTCGCAGTCCGGCAAGACCGTCACCGTCACCAACGCCGGGCACAACGGGAAGATCGCGGCCGGAGGCAATGTCACCACCGGCGCCCAGTTCACCTACAGCGGCACCAACGCCGCCCCCACCTCCTTCGCCGTCAACGGCGTGGCCTGCCGGGGCGCCCATCAGCCGCCCATCGCGGTGCTGAGCAGCCCGTCACCCGGCGCCGTCTTCACCTCCGGCGGCACCGTCCCGATGACGGCCACGGCCGCGGCGGCCGACGGGGCGACGATCAGCAAGGTGGAGTTCTACAGCGACACCGAGCTCCTCGGCACCGACACCACCTCCCCGTACTCCTTCGACTACCAGGACGTCCCGGCCGGCGACTACTCGCTCTACGCCAAGGCGTACGACAGTCAGGGTGCCGCCGCCGAGTCCACCCCCGTCGGCATCCATGTGGCGGCCGGGCCCGCGCTGGTGGCCAGTCCCGGGCAGCTCGGGGTGCAGCAGGGCAAGTCCGGGACGTTCGGCGTGAAGCTGTCCACCAAGCCGTCCGGAGACGTCACGGTCTCCGTCGCCCGCACCTCGGGCAACACCGGGCTGACGGTCTCCTCGGGCGCCGCCCTCACCTTCACCCCCGCCAACTGGGACACCGCCCAGCAGGTGACCGTCGCCGCCGCGAACTCCGGCACCGGCGCCGCGACCTTCACCGCGACCGCCGCCGGTCACACCAAGGCCGAGGTCACCGTCACCCAGCTGGCCTCCGCGAAGGACTACGACGCCCGCTTCCTGGACCTCTACAACAAGATCACCGCACCTTCGGCGGGCTACTTCTCGCCCGAGGGCGTTCCGTACCACTCGGTGGAGACCCTGATCGTCGAGGCCCCCGACCACGGCCATGAGACGACCTCCGAGGCCTACAGCTATCTGATCTGGCTCCAGGCGATGTACGGCAAGGTCACCGGCGACTGGGCGAAGTTCAACAACGCGTGGGACCTCATGGAGAAGTACATGATCCCCACCCACGCCGACCAGCCCACCAACAGCTTCTACAACGCCTCCAAGCCGGCCACCTACGCGCCCGAGTGGGACCAGCCCTCCCAGTACCCCTCGCAGCTCAACGGCAATGTCCCGGTCGGCAACGACCCCATCGCCGCCGAGCTGAAGAGCGCGTACGGCACCGATGACATCTACGGCATGCACTGGATCCAGGACGTCGACAACGTCTACGGCTACGGCAACTCGCCCGGCAAGTGCGAGGCGGGACCGTCCGACACCGGCCCGTCCTACGTCAACACCTTCCAGCGCGGCCCGCAGGAGTCGGTCTGGGAGACCGTGACCCAGCCCACCTGCGACAGCTTCAAGTACGGCGGCAAGAACGGCTATCTGGACCTGTTCACCGGCGACGCCTCCTACTCCAAGCAGTGGAAGTTCACCAACGCCCCCGACGCCGACGCCCGCGTCGTCCAGGCCGCCTACTGGGCCTCGGAGTGGGCCAAGGCGCAGGGCAAGGGCGGCCAGATCTCCGGCAACATCGCCAAGGCCGCCAAGATGGGCGACTATCTGCGCTACGCGATGTACGACAAGTACTTCAAGAAGATCGGCAACTGTGCCGGTGAGACCACCTGCCCGGCCGGGAGCGGGAAGAACAGCTCCCACTACCTGCTGTCCTGGTACTACGCCTGGGGCGGCGCCACCGACACCTCCGCCGGCTGGTCCTGGCGCATCGGCTCCAGCCACGCCCACGGCGGCTACCAGAACCCCATGGCGGCCTGGGCCTTGAGCTCGTACGCCGACCTCAAGCCCAAGTCCGCTACGGGCGCGAGCGACTGGTCCACCAGCCTCAAGCGCCAGCTGGAGTTCTACCGCTGGCTGCAGTCCAGCGAGGGCGCCATCGCGGGCGGCGCCACCAACAGCTGGCAGGGCCGCTACGCCACGCCGCCGTCGGGCAGCTCCACCTTCTACGGGATGTACTACGACGAGAAGCCCGTCTACCACGACCCGCCGTCCAACCAGTGGTTCGGCTTCCAGGCGTGGTCCATGGAGCGCGTCGCGGAGTACTACAACCGCACCGGTGACGCCTCCGCGAAGACGGTCCTGGACAAGTGGGTGAAGTGGGCGCTGTCCAAGACCACCGTCAACGCCAATGGCACCTACCAGATCCCGTCCACCCTCCAGTGGTCCGGCCAGCCCGACACCTGGAACGCCTCCAGCCCCGGCGCCAACGCGAACCTGCACGTCACCGTCGCCGACTACACCAATGACGTCGGCGTGGCGGCCGCGTACGCCAAGACCCTGTCCTACTACGCCGCCAAGTCCGGCGACACCAAGGCCAGGGACACCGCCAAGGCACTGCTGGACGGCATGTGGAACAACTACCAGGACGCCCTCGGCATCGCGGTCCCCGAGACCCGCGCCGACTACAACCGCTTCGACGACCCGGTCTACGTCCCCAGCGGCTGGACCGGGACCATGCCGAACGGTGACAAGATCGACGCCGGCTCCACCTTCATGTCGATCCGCTCCTTCTACCAGGACGACCCGGCCTGGTCCAAGGTCGAGGCGTATCTGAAGGGCGGCGCGGTGCCCAGCTTCACGTACCACCGGTTCTGGGCCCAGGCGGACATCGCGCTGGCGATGGGGTCGTACGCGGACCTCTTCGAATAGCCGGTTTCCGCGCGTGACAGGCGGGGCTCCCGGGCGCGGGAGCCCCGCCGCTCACGCGAATTCGGCGCGCGCCCCGGCTCCGTACACCTCGCGCACATTGTCCTTCGGCCGCGGCTTGTCCCTGCCACAGGGCCCCGCCGCGAATGCGCGCAGCCGGACCATCGTGGGGCGTGGGGCGGGGGCGGACGAGCCGGGAAGGCCCGAACGAGTATCCGGCCGGGCGGTCCGGCGCCTCCGAGGTGTGGCGCCTCCGAGGTGCGGCGGGAGGGCGCCGGGCGCAGCCTGGGACATATGACCGAATCCCAGGCGCCGCGCATCCACCGGCCTCCGATCGTGGTGCTCGGCGTCCAGCAGAACGATCCCCCGTACCGTCTGGTCGAGATCGCCGGTGAGCTCGCGGGCAAGGCGCACTCGGTCCTGGACGTCATCGAGATCGCGCGGGAGGTCGGCCTGGACGATGTCGATCTGGACGATCCGGACGTGGTCCGGTGGGTGGGCGGCGACAAGTTCACCTGGACGTCGTTCTGGCCTCCGAACCGTCCGCACCGCGAACGCCGGGACTAGGTTCACGGCGAACGCCGGGACTAGGTTCACTGTCAACTCGACGTTGACACCCTGGGGAGTGTCAACCTATGGTTGACGCATGACGAAACCAGTCGGACTCACCCATCCCGTGCGCCTCGACGAACTGATCGAGACCATCAAGAAGGTCCACCCCGACGCCCTCGACCAGCTCACCGACGCGGTGATCGCCGCCGAGCACCTCGGCGAGGTGGCCGACCACCTCATCGGCCACTTCGTGGACCAGGCCCGCCGCTCCGGCGCCTCCTGGACCGACATCGGCAAGAGTATGGGGGTGACGCGGCAGGCGGCCCAGAAGCGCTTCGTCCCCAAGGCGTCCGGCGAGCCGTCGGACCTCGATCCGAGCCAGGGTTTCGGCCGCTACACGACGCGCGCCCGGAGCGTCGTGGTCGCCTCCCAGAACGAGGCCCGAGCCGCCGACAACGCCGAGATCCGCCCCGAGCACCTCATCCTCGGCCTCCTGGCCGAGCCCGAGGGGCTGGCCGCCAAGGCGATCGTCGCCCAGGGTGTCCTCCTGGACGCCGTCCGCCAGGAGGCCGCCGCCGCCCTCCCGCCCGCGGCCGACTCCATGCCAGCCCTGGTCCCCTTCGACGCCGACGCGCGCAAGGTCCTCGAGCTCACCTTCCGCGAGGCGCTTCGGTTGGGCCACAACTACATCGGCACCGAGCACATCCTCCTCGCCCTCCTCGAACACGAGGATGGCGCGGGCCTGTTGACCGGCCTGGGGATCGACAAGGCCACCACGGTGGACATCATCACCAAGACGCTGACCCGGATCGCCGAGGCCATCAAGGACGAGATGGAGGGGTGACCGCCCGGCCCTCGAAGACCGGCGGCCGGAACAGCCGTGAGGTGCCGGTCAGGCCGAGAACCCGCCTGACCGTGCGGCTCGGGGAGTGGACGATGACCGTCTTGCCATGTGCGAGCGCCTCCCGGCGGAGCCTGAGCAGCGCGTTGAGCGCCGAGCAGTCCCAGAACCTCACCGCGCTCAGGTCCACGTCAACGCCCTCGGCGGAATCGCGGAGGGCGTCGCGCAGGACGGCGGACATGACGGGGGCGGTCTCGTAGTCCACCTCTCCCTTGACCACGACGACCTTCCGGGGGCCCTCCGGGTAGCCGTCGGTGAGGAGGATGGTCGAGGGGCCCGGCGGCGTCGAGCCGGCCGATGTCCCCGGCGCCGTGCGGATCACGGGCCCGGACGGCGGGCGATGCCCAGGGTCGGGTACGGAGACGTCTCGTGCGTGCACCTGCCTGTCTCCCCTCGAGGTATCGCCTCGCCGGCGTCACACGGTTTGCTATACACGAAGCCGGATTCATGTTTCCAGATGCGCTATTGTTTCGGCAATATCATGAGGCCATGGGAGGAGTGCCTGAATCGCACACTGGATGGACGTTCTTGACCAACCACGCCCGCGTGCTGGCCGCGATCGCCGACGATCCGAACGTACGGATCCGCGATATCGCCGCGCACTGCAGGCTGACCGAGCGTGCCGTCCAAAAGATCATCGGCGACCTGGAGCAGGACGGATATCTGTCCCACACCCGTGAGGGGCGTACGAACACGTACCGCATCGAGCCGGGGAAGGTCCTGCGCCACCCGGCCGAGGCCGGACTCCCCGTGGCCTCGCTCCTCTCGCTGCTCCTCGAGGACGAGGCGAGGCGCAAACACCCCGACCGGCCCCTCGACGACGAGAGGCCGACGGCGGACGAGGCTCCTGCCCAACCGACCTCCGACTCCCACGCGCCTCGACTACTCTGAGGCCGATCCCTGACGTCGGAGCCAGGAGGAGTCACGGTGCGCATCGGCGAACTCGCCGCCAGAACCGGCGTCAGCGTACGAGCGCTGCGCTACTACGAGGAGCAGGGCCTGCTCACCTCGGAACGCAGCCCCAGCGGCCAGCGCCAGTACGCGGACACCGCGGTCGACCGCGTCCTGTGGATCCAGTGCCTCTACGCCGCGGGCCTGTCGAGCAAGATCCTCCGCGAATTCCTCCCCTGCACGTACACCGGCGTCGCCACCCCCGACACCATCGACCGCCTGACCGTCGAACGCGACCGCATCAACGCCCAGATGGCCGACCTGGCCACCACCCGCGACCGCCTCGATGCCGTCATCGCGGCAGCCAGTGGCACGGTCGGCTGCGAAGTGAACTGCATCCCGCAAAGCGCTTGATCCGACGCGGTCCGTGCGGGGTCAGTCTCCGCTCGATGCCAGATGCTCACGGAAGAAGGCGATGGCCGCTGCCGAGGCCCGAGCGAACTCGGTGGTGTACGGGGCGAAGTGCCCGCCCGGGATCGTCACCAGCCGCTTCGGCTCCAGCGCCCGGTTGTAGGCGGCGAGCCCGGTGTCGGTGAGGGTGACGGTGTCCTCCAGACCGACGATCATCAGCAGCGGCGTGGGCGAGACGCGGTCGATGAGGACGCCTGGTTCGTACGTACGGGCCTTGCGGTGCGTGATGGCACGCCGCCAGTCCTCGATCTGCCTCCAGGGGTCGATGTCCCGGCGCGGTGTGCCGTCGCTGGCGCCGAAGGTGCGGTGGTCATGGACCAGCGCGGCAAAGCCGGCCTCGGGGGTACCGCGAAAGCAGAGGAGCCCGGCGCCTGGCCGGGCTCCTTCGTGCTGTGCGTTCGCCGCCCTCCGCGTCAGGGATCTTGGGGCGCCGGGGTGTCCAGGATCGACCGACTGCGGTCATTCACGACGAAGTTGGGCTGTTTGACGAGTTCCGTTCGGCGACGGTTTGCGGGGTGATGGCGACACCGTTGGGCTCGTCACCGACGGGGATCGTGGTGGTGACGGTGTTGGTCTTGGTGTCGATCACCGACACGGTGTTGTCCAGCTGGTTGGCGACGTAGGCTCGCTCACCGTTCAGAGTGAAGGCCACTCCCCGGGGCCAGGTGCCGACGGGGATCGTGGTGGTGACGGTGTTGGTCTTGGTATCGATCACCGACACGGTGCCGCTGTTGAGGTTGGTGACGTAGGCGCGCTGACCGCTCGGGGTGATGGCCACGCCGTTGGGAAGGTCGCCGGCGGGGATGGTGGTGATGACGGCGTTGGTCCCGGTGCTGATCACCGACACGTTGTCGCTGCTGGCGTTGGTGACGTAGATACGCTGACCGTTCGGGGTGATGGCCAGGTGGCCGGGCCCGTTGCCGCCGGTGGGGACGGTGGTGGTGACGGTGTTGGTCTTGGTGTCGATCACCGACATGGTGTCGTCGAGGTCGTTGGCGACGTAGGCGCGGTCGCCTTTCGGGGTGATGGCCACGCCGATGGGATAGTCGCCGACGGGGATGGTGGTGGTGACGGCGTTGGTTTTGGTGTCGATCACCGACACCGTATCGTCGTCGATGTTGGTGACGTAGGCGTGGGCAGGGTCGTCATACGCGGCGGCGGGCGATGCCACGGCGAGTGGGGACCGTCAGGCCCACGAGCACCGCCAATCCCACCCAGGCCCGCACGATCCTCCCCCGCGAGCGCGGCCCGTTCAACGCCGGCGTGACGCCGGGTCCCGGGGGCCCTCGTGCCGGCGGGCCTGATCCGCGGTGCTGCGGTACCTCCAGCGGGGGCACGTCGCTCGCCATGAAGGCGGGGCTGGCCGCCGCGATCTGCTTCCGCTCCTGGGCCGAGATGTCCTGCACGACGAGGTACGGCGGCCGTCGGGCAGACTCGTCGTCGTACGTGCGGCGCTCTCCGGTCCAGCGGTAGCAGTGCCAGTGAGCGGGCGGGGGCGGAGCGTTCATCCGGGGGTACCTCCTAGGTGGTAGGGGGAGCGGCCCACCCCGGTCGGGGGCGAATCGACCGAGGGGGCCGCCGCTTACCTATGGCGCCGCGCGCCGGCTACCTCGCGTACTGGCGGCCGTCGTCCGAGTCACCGGGCGTCCCACCACTCGGTGACGGGGCGTCCGTGTCCGGCATCGTGGCGCCGTCCTCCGGGTCCTGACGGGCAACGACATGCTGTAATCGCATGGGGCCTCCTGAGTTCACGTGCGCAGGGGTGTCCCCGCGCGTTCGCGCGGTGCTCGTCCAGGCCACTGGCCTGCAAGCGGGAGGCCGGGGCGAGCC encodes the following:
- a CDS encoding glycoside hydrolase family 6 protein, which gives rise to MSRRIRRAGTLLAASALTMGALTGVASAQGDSGRAAAAKVDNPYSGAKVYVNPDWSAKAAAEPGGSKISNQPTGIWLDRIAAINGTGGAMGLRAHLDRALQQSSGSPTVVQLVVYDLPGRDCSALASNGELGPTEIDKYKTEFIDPIAAILSESKYANSSLRIVNTIEVDSLPNLVTNTGGKPTATPECDTMKANGNYVKGVGYALNKLGSIGNVYNYIDAGHHGWIGWDDNFNPTAQVIKQAATAEGSTVDKVAGIITNTANFSALKEDNFTVNDSVNGTTVRQSKWVDWNRYVDELSYAQAFRQELVNVGFPSNIGALIDTSRNGWGGSARPSGPGAKTDVDTYVNGGRYDRRIHVGNWCNQKGAGLGERPKAAPAAGIDAYVWMKPPGESDGASSEIPNDEGKGFDRMCDPTYTGNPRNNNNMSGALPNAPLSGHWFSAQFQELLKNAYPAL
- a CDS encoding WbqC family protein — translated: MPRTNLSSPLASTAVSSSSDLPPPGGLCAIHQPNLFPRLSTLAKLFAADYWIVLDDVQFTRRDYQHRALLAALGDRRRQWLSIPTHLPQGQPTRIKDALIVDLVRSRRRTESMLRQYYASSPHWPAFDQALAPVLERFSTGKTAAVAEASTRILLDLLGWNGQILRSSQLAARPGRSQRLADLAAVTGARSYLCGTGGMTYLDTCLFSACGVTVMPFRIPTAGVWVSGRQVSAVLALMSIGPQSLADALRTAAAQTFAQPVACRPTA
- a CDS encoding YdcF family protein — protein: MTDNQRAITEVQRQQAKLIWDFHQMHHQARPCDVAIGLGSHDLGVPAFCAELYRAGLFETLVFTGGPNPTAPERFPCGEAVHFREHAIALGVPAEAILLEPEARNTGQNITLSREVLAAAGITPETVLLVSMPYMERRSFATARKMWPEAEVICASEPLEFDDYLKSIGDEKLVTDQLVGDLQRVIEYPKLGFAIEQDVPEDVHAAYESLLAAGFDSRLLKL
- a CDS encoding glycoside hydrolase family 5 protein; this encodes MRAPPRLYALVATAVLSVAGTALVPATASAASGPATNPSTASASGTNASGTNASAASAPAVTVPNAAPPKLRASGNKLVDENGATRRLLGVNRSGGEFMCVQGRGIFDGPVDDAAVKAIADWKANAVRIPLNEECWLGLSHIDAAYGGANYIAAVKAFVARLEAHGITPVVELHWSHGRYTGGDSHCADTEYATCQKPMPDAQYTPAFWTSVAQTFKGDQAVVFDLFNEPFPDRATSDLTAAWKCWRDGGSCPGIDFQVAGTQTLLNAVRATGARNLVLIPGIAYSNDLRQWLTYKPKDPAGNLAAAWHTYNFNTCSSESCFDEQLAPVIAQVPFVAGEIGENTCSHGYVDRVMAWLDTKGASYLGWTWNTWDCSSGPSLISDYNGTPTNYGVGLRDHLKGMQ
- a CDS encoding helix-turn-helix domain-containing protein, with translation MATVHHWSGLEAHVLRRALRMSVRAFAEHLGVAVRTVSKWDKLQAATEPRPDTQAILDTALARADAAVHLRFETLLSETGRFSPAGTGRRVTAGGPRMWEYESWTEDLDRTVVALSRQNFDFAASLLTRWINRWRPLELDDKGLYLFARSTALLGDLQRDQGAVLGPLSAQHSYAGARSVFTQLDIPRRVAQLDLSLAVVAEMSGKLEIAARRYESLAVDDRLSRRDRARARLWVGTALSKDGNHNYAARVMLAATREFENLSEPDDWSVAHQKLALAHRGVGNLGAALHCIDISRSTGVTDSPMQRVRLDTAHGHILLSDPSTRDDGLRVLDDAAKLAARFGLSHQLRSIEGIRMTTEGASGPRRR